A single genomic interval of Musa acuminata AAA Group cultivar baxijiao chromosome BXJ3-4, Cavendish_Baxijiao_AAA, whole genome shotgun sequence harbors:
- the LOC135635863 gene encoding nucleolar protein 12-like, which yields MGRKSKDSDQESSAVVKSLFSDDNPFRRKPQPESPLPTHELGLGLAGKPSNLVGGGVDDAQEARKRKRSKGSGIPNPSLTPVSIPNKRNKYENGEDSGSPKENRKKRKRREIEEEYEKRIYDAAENVLEGDGVEGRIVAVGEKRKAADVVSSDMEVSKEAFDDESKLMRTVFVGNLPLKTKRKSLQKEFLKFGEVESVRIRSVPIVYSKTPRAIVQGKINDAVDSVHAYIVFKDEQSAKAALSHNMAQFGGNHIRVDMACPPRKKLRGDGPLYDKKRTVFVGNLPFDVKDEELYQLFRGVSEIESNVEAIRVVRDPQTSLGKGIAYVLFKTRDAANSVAKRRDLKVRDRMLRVCHAKSADATPSKSSSVGPKRQFPGKTHGVANGGTSSAGENDKAKVKAASLSYQGVRSSKSGVMKKSNLRPQVSNQGNNKRGGGSDQMAPKAKRPAVAARKAKQLLKKRKLEAGTPLNTHVNKKARKD from the exons ATGGGGAGGAAATCGAAGGATTCGGATCAAGAATCCTCGGCCGTCGTCAAATCACTCTTCTCCGACGATAATCCCTTCCGCCGCAAGCCCCAGCCGGAGTCGCCTCTCCCGACGCACgagctagggttagggttggctGGGAAACCGTCCAACCTCGTAGGTGGCGGCGTCGACGATGCACAAGAGGCGAGGAAGAGAAAACGGAGTAAGGGGTCTGGAATTCCTAATCCTAGCTTGACGCCCGTCTCCATTCCCAATAAAAGGAACAAGTACGAGAATGGAGAAGACAGCGGGAGTCCCAAAGAGAacagaaagaagaggaagaggcgcGAGATAGAGGAGGAGTACGAGAAGCGGATATATGATGCGGCGGAGAATGTTCTCGAGGGTGATGGGGTTGAAGGAAGGATTGTTGCAGTCGGGGAGAAGAGGAAAGCGGCTGATGTGGTCTCATCAGACATGGAGGTCTCAAAGGAGGCCTTCGATGACGAAAGCAAGCTTATGAGGACGGTGTTCGTTGGAAATTTACCACTAAAGACCAAGCGAAAATCTCTGCAGAAGGAGTTCCTGAAATTTGGTGAGGTGGAGTCCGTCCGGATAAGATCCGTGCCTATTGTCTAC AGCAAGACACCCAGGGCGATAGTGCAGGGAAAAATCAATGATGCTGTTGATAG TGTACATGCATACATTGTTTTTAAAGATGAGCAATCAGCAAAGGCTGCACTATCCCATAATATGGCACAG TTTGGAGGAAATCACATTCGTGTAGACATGGCATGTCCACCTCGTAAGAAATTGAGAGGAGATGGTCCACTTTACGACAAAAAGAGGACTGTTTTTGTGGGCAACCTACCTTTTGATGTGAAG GATGAAGAACTCTATCAGTTGTTTCGTGGGGTGAGCGAAATAGAATCTAATGTGGAAGCTATACGAGTTGTTAGAGATCCTCAGACGAGCTTGGGCAAGGGTATTGCATATGTTCTGTTTAAAACACGG GATGCTGCCAATTCTGTTGCTAAGAGAAGGGACTTAAAGGTTAGAGATCGTATGCTTAGAGTTTGCCATGCAAAGTCTGCGGATGCTACACCATCAAAGAGTTCGAGTGTCGGACCAAAGAGGCAATTCCCAGGGAAGACGCATGGTGTGGCGAATGGTGGGACATCGTCAGCAGGTGAAAATGACAAAGCCAAGGTGAAGGCTGCTTCTCTGTCATACCAAGGAGTGAGATCAAGCAAATCTGGTGTGATGAAGAAGTCAAACTTGCGGCCACAAGTCAGTAACCAAGGGAACAACAAGAGGGGTGGAGGTTCAGATCAGATGGCTCCTAAAGCAAAACGGCCTGCGGTTGCTGCCAGGAAAGCAAAGCAACTTCTGAAGAAACGCAAACTGGAGGCTGGTACACCACTGAATACCCACGTCAacaagaaagcaagaaaagatTGA
- the LOC103982073 gene encoding ubiquitin carboxyl-terminal hydrolase 21 yields MSCPENPGRRHLTPLRVSRDNGKSKVSSQLSKIRGHAKSASNLPSYNSIRSGEFGRDFADAKLFFLSPLSMSYEPGVVGAALFNLGNTCFLNAVLQCLTHTVPLVQKIRRMDHPCSCCGDIGGFCSFCALKGHINRSLFLSGYVISPTDFAKNLNKISPHFQLGQQEDAHEFLHSLLDNLHTCCLGHCTTDQPSSLDEDSLVKHVFGGRLRSQLRCCNCGHCSDTFEPLLDLSLEIDDVDNIVDALASFTRSEKIDDPDINFTCEGCKAQVSLEKQLKLDHTPQVLTLHLKRFKNNGVFAYKLRNPVEYPLELDLTPCLSCPVDEVHTKYDLYAVLLHIGSLEFGHYFCCIRSSPSTWHCINDSKVFRVSETDVLAQDAYLLFYVKQRSSCWFSNLMEEIKTLMATDSSPSSVLGHAQRHDRSSLVYEDGCSSSSLTSERHEDADPCNNSSPPGPVNNDAFIREGEGRQIETPLGTFKLRNHKNSCDEDLSGPSSCTYRSRS; encoded by the exons ATGTCCTGTCCCGAGAACCCGGGGCGGCGCCATCTGACACCGCTCCGTGTGTCCCGAGATAACGGCAAGTCAAAAGTGTCGTCTCAACTCTCGAAGATCAGGGGTCACGCCAAATCCGCGAGCAACCTACCATCGTACAATAGTATAAGATCAGGGGAG TTCGGTCGTGATTTTGCCGACGCGAAACTGTTTTTCCTTTCGCCTCTGTCTATGAGTTACGAGCCCGGCGTCGTG GGAGCTGCTCTCTTCAACTTGGGGAATACGTGCTTCCTCAATGCGGTTCTACAGTGCCTCACGCATACCGTGCCCCTCGTACAGAAGATCCGCAGGATGGATCATCCTTGTTCCTGTTGTG GTGACATTGGAGGTTTCTGCTCTTTCTGTGCCTTGAAAGGACACATCAATCGTTCTTTGTTTCTTTCAGGATATGTGATCTCCCCAACAGATTTTGCTAAAAATTTGAACA AAATATCACCACATTTTCAGTTAGGACAGCAAGAAGATGCACACGAATTTCTCCACTCCTTGCTGGATAATCTACACACTTGCTGTCTTGGTCATTGCACTACAGATCAGCCATCTTCATTAGACGAAGACAGCCTCGTCAAGCATGTATTTGGAGGCCGTCTTAGAAGCCAG CTGCGTTGTTGCAATTGTGGTCACTGTTCAGACACATTTGAACCGCTGCTCGATCTCAGCTTGGAGATTGATGATGTGGACAACATCGTAGATGCTCTTGCGTCTTTCACCAGGTCGGAGAAAATTGATGATCCTGACATCAACTTCACTTGTGAAGGCTGTAAGGCCCAAGTGTCGCTGGAGAAGCAGCTTAAGCTGGACCATACACCACAAGTTCTCACGCTCCATCTCAAGAGGTTCAAGAACAATGGGGTTTTTGCCTACAAGCTTCGCAATCCCGTGGAGTATCCATTGGAACTGGACCTGACTCCATGCCTTAGCTGCCCAGTAGATGAG GTTCACACAAAATATGATCTTTATGCAGTTTTGCTGCACATTGGTTCATTAGAATTTGGACATTATTTCTGCTGCATTCGTTCCTCTCCGAGTACATGGCATTGCATTAATGATTCGAAG GTGTTTAGAGTCTCTGAAACTGATGTATTAGCCCAGGATGCCTATTTGCTCTTTTATGTAAAGCAACGATCGTCGTGCTGGTTTTCGAACTTAATGGAGGAAATTAAGACACTAATGGCAACTGATAGTTCCCCATCATCTGTGCTGGGTCATGCACAAAGACATGATCGCTCATCTTTAGTTTATGAGGATGGTTGCAGTAGTTCTAGTCTCACCTCCGAAAGACATGAGGACGCTGATCCATGCAACAATTCTTCTCCTCCCGGCCCAGTCAACAATGATGCGTTCATCCGTGAGGGAGAAGGACGTCAGATAGAAACTCCCTTGGGGACATTCAAACTGAGGAACCATAAGAATAGTTGTGATGAGGATCTGTCTGGACCATCTTCTTGCACATACCGCAGTCGAAGCTGA
- the LOC103982049 gene encoding glycine-rich cell wall structural protein 1.8-like: MGTSPASVAVPLLVLLGATICIASRVRFVETAPYGAGHGIGGGSGYAAGGSGGGGGGGSGGGYGVGGQFIPGYGTVGEHGVGYGSGYGSGGGGGGGNGGGGGGGSGGGYGVGGESGGGLGGAYGGGYGSGGGSGGGVGYGAGGEHGIGYGGGGGSGGGAGYGAGSEHGVGYGSGGGNGGGYGAGGNGGGGGGGTGGGVGYGAGGEHGGGYGSGNGGGAGYGGAGTGGEYGGAYGGGGGKGGGGGSGFGEGGEHGVGYGSGGGSGAGYGGAGTGGEYGGAYGGGGGKGGGGGSGFGEGGEHGVGYGSGGGSGAGGGYGAGGAHGGGYGGGGGSGIGDGYGAGGEHGVGGGEGSGGGAGYGAGGEHGGGFGGGGGAGGGAGYGGAGGYGGGVGGGSGAGGGYGGAGGYGGGAGGGSGVGGGTGGYGGGAGGGSGAGAGYGGGHAP; this comes from the coding sequence ATGGGCACTTCTCCCGCTAGCGTTGCTGTTCCACTCCTAGTGTTGCTGGGTGCAACCATATGTATTGCCTCCAGGGTACGCTTCGTAGAGACAGCGCCATATGGTGCAGGCCACGGCATTGGTGGGGGCTCCGGCTACGCTGCTGGAGGTTCTGgcggtggaggtggtggtggctCTGGCGGTGGCTATGGAGTTGGGGGCCAGTTCATCCCTGGTTATGGTACCGTAGGGGAACATGGCGTTGGCTATGGTAGCGGCTACGgcagtggtggcggtggtggtggcggcaATGGTGGTGGAGGTGGGGGAGGTTCCGGCGGTGGTTATGGAGTTGGGGGAGAGTCTGGTGGTGGTTTAGGAGGAGCTTATGGAGGTGGATACGGTAGTGGTGGAGGGAGCGGCGGTGGTGTTGGATATGGAGCCGGAGGCGAACATGGGATTGGCTACGGTGGTGGGGGAGGTAGCGGTGGAGGGGCTGGTTATGGTGCTGGATCTGAACATGGGGTTGGCTATGGGAGTGGAGGTGGTAACGGCGGTGGCTATGGTGCTGGCGGtaatggaggtggaggtggaggtggtacAGGCGGTGGTGTCGGTTATGGCGCTGGCGGCGAGCATGGAGGTGGTTATGGTAGCGGCAATGGCGGTGGCGCGGGCTATGGTGGCGCTGGCACAGGTGGAGAGTATGGTGGTGCATATGGAGGTGGTGGCGGTAAGGGTGGCGGTGGGGGTAGTGGCTTCGGAGAAGGTGGAGAACATGGTGTAGGTTATGGAAGCGGTGGTGGCAGTGGCGCGGGCTATGGTGGCGCTGGCACAGGCGGAGAGTATGGTGGTGCATATGGAGGTGGTGGCGGTAAGGGTGGCGGTGGGGGTAGTGGCTTCGGAGAAGGTGGAGAACATGGTGTAGGTTATGGAAGCGGTGGTGGCAGTGGCGCTGGTGGTGGGTATGGTGCTGGAGGAGCACATGGCGGTGgatatggtggtggtggtggtagtggCATCGGTGACGGATATGGAGCTGGAGGAGAGCACGGTGTTGGTGGAGGTGAAGGATCCGGAGGCGGCGCAGGGTACGGTGCCGGCGGGGAGCATGGAGGTGGgtttggtggtggaggaggagctgGTGGCGGTGCAGGGTACGGTGGTGCAGGAGGTTATGGAGGTGGCGTTGGCGGTGGATCAGGTGCCGGAGGTGGATATGGCGGAGCTGGTGGCTATGGAGGTGGGGCTGGTGGAGGCTCAGGTGTCGGAGGTGGAACTGGTGGTTATGGAGGCGGCGCTGGTGGTGGTTCGGGTGCCGGAGCTGGCTACGGGGGTGGACACGCTCCTTGA
- the LOC103982048 gene encoding protein HAIKU1 yields the protein MDQSRNNHYHHHQQQQNLGVNKLSKNIRKSPLHQPNYYSNQNPPQLQQQQPPPPPPPQVYNISKNDFRSIVQQLTGTPSRDSSPGAAPANSRPQHRPPQPRSPSTRLQKIRPPPLAPIARPPHPPLRPVAAAAQPPPRYPPPVPYRNPNSNLLPVPIPHPNSNPSSSFPRPSPSAGAAWAESPVSAYMRYLESSLLGSDTSRHPQPQPPMPPFPSPGLLPSPRPLVLPSPRGITNSSSLPLPPTPSASPLPLPSPSAFLNLSPYPLLSPGFLYPPTPNFAFSPLAQSGILGAGPGAGPQPPPSPLGFLFPQSPSGFLPILSPRWRDML from the coding sequence ATGGATCAGTCGAGAAATAATCACTACCATCATCATCAACAGCAACAAAATCTGGGAGTCAACAAGCTGAGCAAGAACATCCGCAAGAGCCCTCTCCACCAGCCAAACTACTACTCCAACCAAAACCCACCGCAGCTGCAGCAGCAAcaaccaccaccgccaccgccgccgcaggTGTACAACATCAGCAAGAACGACTTCCGCAGCATCGTGCAGCAGCTCACCGGCACCCCCTCCCGCGACAGCAGCCCCGGCGCCGCCCCCGCCAATTCCCGGCCTCAGCATCGCCCGCCGCAGCCGAGGTCCCCCAGCACCCGCCTCCAGAAGATCCGCCCCCCGCCGCTCGCCCCCATCGCCCGGCCGCCTCACCCTCCTCTCCGCCCCGTCGCTGCCGCCGCCCAGCCTCCTCCCCGGTATCCGCCCCCTGTGCCTTACCGAAACCCTAACTCTAATTTGCTCCCGGTGCCGATTCCTCACCCCAATTCGAACCCTTCTTCCTCCTTCCCCCGTCCCTCGCCCTCCGCCGGCGCTGCCTGGGCTGAATCGCCCGTCTCCGCCTACATGCGCTATCTCGAGAGCTCCCTCCTCGGTTCCGACACGTCCCGCCACCctcagccgcagccgccgatgcCCCCCTTTCCGTCCCCAGGGTTGCTGCCCTCCCCGCGCCCGCTCGTCCTGCCATCCCCGAGAGGGATCACGAATTCCAGCTCGCTGCCCCTCCCTCCTACTCCATCAGCATCACCCTTGCCGCTGCCTTCTCCAAGCGCATTCCTGAACCTATCACCTTATCCACTGCTTTCGCCAGGGTTTCTGTACCCTCCCACTCCCAACTTCGCCTTCTCTCCGTTGGCCCAATCGGGGATACTGGGGGCTGGACCAGGAGCCGGGCCGCAGCCACCACCGTCTCCCCTCGGGTTCTTGTTCCCGCAATCCCCCTCGGGATTCTTGCCCATTCTGAGCCCCAGATGGAGGGACATGTTGTAG